A portion of the Deinococcus peraridilitoris DSM 19664 genome contains these proteins:
- a CDS encoding PD-(D/E)XK nuclease family protein produces the protein MYLPWTAHSLFDDNERAAAWLERRGWTVERAQFEQGGPGRALLGRGACEPGVRVRACGQMEDEVRAALADIKRLQAQGAEVQDIAFVVADDAAWGPLVQAVAWEYGVPVEVTASQPLSETSIGSWLKRALDVVQAGATFERAAHLLGHPLDQGLEGGAWQTVRRARPDSLEAWRDVGVNLEGFVWPEQNSRALWVSHLTSLLLERDVTRRATERSSLDAAAVRALHTELRVLADPPEERLSLEAFVDELHMLLALLAVAPEASGNAIELLTPYALVGAAVPHVVVLGLAEGVWPPPLQDDPRLDFADRLRLRAAGFPLEVPGSLARREMLSFWSLLNTAQISLTLSYGRLTATGGEALPSAYLTRLGAAIEAYDPKTACSHEKLRRSQLQHDATDDVLSHARHAHEVERRREAEATFDEYDGLTALSVDHRSHVFSAGQLRTLGTCTFRWWLSYLLGLEVQDDEDESLGLGQLQHTILRTLAGCAQKRPDQDSRSVMLSALDDAFQQAERELGWPQTPEWQRQRPEVRARLEKLIQAPAFLAPNATILDAEVPFESSWQGFRVRGQVDRIDRLGDKLVVIDYKNGKSKPWGVQDTDRKLTLDLQLPVYLQAALPALHPDQRAGGAHYLSIKSAEVVARVSLNETAFEAFATRARTALQDGAFVPSPDAQGKACTRCPFPPVCRAGPRLERKTAP, from the coding sequence GTGTACCTGCCCTGGACGGCGCACAGCCTGTTCGACGACAATGAGCGGGCCGCCGCCTGGCTTGAGCGGCGCGGCTGGACGGTGGAGCGTGCTCAGTTCGAGCAGGGCGGGCCAGGGCGGGCGCTCCTCGGGCGGGGGGCGTGTGAACCTGGCGTTCGTGTCCGGGCGTGCGGGCAGATGGAAGACGAGGTCCGGGCGGCGCTGGCGGACATCAAACGACTGCAGGCTCAAGGCGCTGAGGTGCAGGACATCGCGTTTGTCGTGGCCGATGACGCGGCGTGGGGACCGCTCGTGCAGGCGGTGGCGTGGGAGTACGGCGTGCCCGTGGAAGTCACGGCATCCCAACCCCTCTCCGAAACGAGCATCGGCTCCTGGCTGAAGCGCGCACTGGACGTCGTGCAAGCAGGAGCGACGTTCGAGAGGGCGGCGCACTTGCTGGGTCACCCGCTCGACCAGGGCCTGGAAGGAGGCGCCTGGCAGACGGTACGCCGAGCACGGCCAGATTCCCTGGAAGCCTGGCGTGACGTGGGGGTGAACCTCGAAGGCTTCGTCTGGCCGGAGCAGAACAGCCGCGCTCTTTGGGTGTCACACCTGACGTCCTTGCTCCTTGAACGTGACGTGACGCGACGCGCCACCGAAAGGAGCTCCCTAGACGCTGCGGCGGTGCGGGCCCTTCATACGGAACTCCGGGTGCTTGCAGATCCGCCCGAGGAACGTCTCTCCCTTGAAGCGTTCGTCGATGAACTACACATGCTGCTCGCGCTGCTCGCCGTGGCACCTGAAGCGAGCGGCAACGCGATCGAGCTTCTCACGCCGTACGCCCTCGTGGGCGCCGCCGTTCCGCACGTAGTGGTCCTGGGCCTGGCGGAAGGTGTCTGGCCTCCCCCACTGCAGGACGATCCACGGCTCGATTTCGCGGATCGCCTGCGTCTGCGGGCCGCAGGATTTCCACTGGAAGTCCCCGGCAGCCTGGCTCGCCGGGAGATGCTGTCGTTCTGGTCGCTGCTGAACACCGCGCAGATCAGCCTGACGCTCAGCTACGGCCGTCTGACGGCCACGGGAGGAGAAGCGCTGCCCAGCGCTTACCTCACCCGCCTGGGAGCAGCGATCGAGGCCTACGACCCCAAGACTGCCTGCAGTCACGAGAAACTGCGCCGCTCGCAACTGCAGCACGATGCCACAGATGACGTCCTTTCTCACGCCCGGCACGCGCACGAAGTGGAACGCCGCCGGGAAGCTGAAGCCACCTTCGATGAGTACGACGGCCTCACCGCCCTGTCAGTGGATCACCGCTCACACGTCTTTTCTGCCGGGCAGCTCCGCACGCTCGGCACCTGCACCTTCCGCTGGTGGCTGTCGTACCTCCTCGGGCTGGAAGTCCAGGACGACGAGGATGAATCTCTCGGTCTGGGGCAGCTGCAGCACACGATCCTGCGCACCCTCGCCGGGTGCGCTCAAAAACGCCCGGATCAGGACTCCCGCAGCGTGATGCTCTCCGCGCTCGACGACGCCTTCCAGCAGGCCGAAAGAGAACTGGGCTGGCCGCAGACGCCCGAGTGGCAGCGGCAACGACCCGAGGTGCGCGCCCGACTTGAGAAGCTCATTCAGGCACCCGCGTTCCTCGCGCCGAACGCCACCATCCTCGACGCGGAAGTGCCCTTCGAAAGCAGCTGGCAGGGTTTCCGGGTGCGCGGCCAGGTGGACCGCATCGACCGCCTGGGAGACAAGCTGGTCGTGATTGATTACAAAAACGGCAAAAGCAAGCCCTGGGGCGTGCAGGACACCGACCGCAAACTCACCCTCGACTTGCAGCTTCCGGTGTACCTGCAGGCGGCCCTGCCGGCCCTGCACCCAGACCAACGTGCGGGCGGCGCACACTACCTGTCGATCAAATCCGCCGAAGTGGTCGCGCGCGTGTCCCTCAACGAAACCGCCTTCGAAGCGTTCGCGACTCGCGCCCGCACTGCCCTGCAGGATGGTGCGTTCGTGCCGAGTCCGGACGCGCAGGGCAAAGCCTGCACCCGCTGCCCCTTCCCGCCCGTGTGCCGCGCCGGACCGCGCCTCGAGCGCAAGACCGCCCCGTGA
- a CDS encoding UvrD-helicase domain-containing protein — translation MTLTNQQARAAAADGSVAVVAGAGSGKTHMLVARFLHHLDAHGLTPLQIVAVTFTEKAAVELRARVRRAVQLARPDDFDTLAELDAAQISTIHALCARILRDHPEAAGILPGARILDEQQTQLWLAGQYGQALASLPERVFQRIPYSRMSHLLGALLADPIAAERAFQVSSEHWATWAAQAQTRAVRKLTGSVAWQNTLDVLRAFTGADHDRIESARREAIQHATALPGDPTSHAAGLLDVKLTGGSAKNWPDGGLSEVKDAVKTLRKLTEDALKEGLTLTLGPSDTWLEAALPDLREAFELVRAFLAERKRREGLLDYADLEVYALHALRDPDVRAHYARRWRAFLLDEFQDTNPIQDEILRLLRGDARTTIVGDEKQSIYGFRRADVRLFRLVRQDIAEGGGEEVQLDLSFRTHRALVEQSNAIFAPLLGDLHAPLQAAREAAHAPGSCVEAYLVQADATSTQLRRAEGTFIARRIQELLGGGFLIQGEDGPRPVRRGDIAVLSRTWGPLEGYGAALNAAGIPVVQAGGGSLLETRQALDALGLLTAVALHDPLAIIGTLRSPFCAVSDRTLQELHLAREDRSWLDVLDLSEDPAVQRARQLLRTLQSERRALSLSRLLQLADRLTGYTAVLANLWNAERRLADWRGTLDFIRSLERGEEDVFPVVRRLGELVSADLHVPRPVLEAGDAVTLLTMHGAKGLEWPVVIVADLGWTPPSSSNGVLFSPEYGVACREGAEEAEPPVVFAVMNASRAEREDAEARRLLYVALTRARDHLILTASGNSSHSLLALLEPGLGSAGVSITPVIPEEGDLGLASLGRLPTPAAPREVLIHREEAKIKSGL, via the coding sequence GTGACCCTCACGAACCAGCAGGCCCGCGCCGCCGCCGCAGATGGCAGCGTCGCGGTCGTGGCCGGAGCGGGCAGCGGCAAGACGCACATGCTGGTCGCACGCTTCCTGCACCACCTGGACGCGCACGGCCTGACACCCCTGCAGATCGTCGCCGTCACCTTCACCGAAAAAGCCGCCGTGGAGTTGCGCGCCCGCGTGCGGCGCGCCGTGCAGCTGGCCCGACCGGACGACTTCGACACCCTCGCCGAACTCGACGCGGCGCAGATCAGCACCATTCACGCCTTGTGCGCCCGCATCCTGCGCGACCACCCGGAAGCCGCGGGTATCCTGCCGGGCGCCCGCATCCTGGACGAGCAGCAGACGCAACTCTGGCTGGCCGGGCAGTACGGTCAGGCCCTCGCGTCCCTTCCCGAGCGGGTCTTTCAACGCATCCCGTACTCCCGCATGTCACACCTGCTCGGTGCGCTCCTTGCCGATCCCATTGCCGCCGAACGCGCCTTCCAGGTCAGCAGCGAGCACTGGGCCACCTGGGCGGCGCAAGCGCAAACCCGAGCGGTCAGGAAGCTCACCGGGAGCGTGGCCTGGCAGAACACCCTTGATGTCCTGCGTGCTTTCACCGGAGCGGACCACGACCGCATCGAAAGCGCCCGCCGGGAAGCGATTCAGCACGCCACCGCGCTTCCCGGAGACCCAACCAGCCACGCGGCCGGTCTGCTGGACGTGAAACTCACCGGGGGAAGCGCGAAAAACTGGCCGGACGGCGGCCTCAGCGAGGTCAAGGATGCCGTGAAGACCCTTCGCAAGCTCACCGAGGACGCCTTGAAGGAAGGGCTTACCCTCACGCTCGGTCCCAGCGACACCTGGCTGGAAGCCGCCCTGCCCGACCTGCGGGAAGCCTTCGAGCTGGTCCGCGCGTTTCTCGCCGAACGCAAGCGACGCGAGGGCCTGCTGGATTACGCTGACCTGGAAGTCTACGCACTGCACGCCCTGCGCGACCCCGACGTGCGCGCGCACTACGCCCGCCGCTGGCGGGCCTTCCTCCTGGATGAATTCCAGGACACCAACCCCATTCAGGACGAGATCCTGCGTTTGCTGCGTGGCGACGCCCGCACCACCATCGTCGGGGATGAAAAGCAAAGCATTTACGGCTTCCGGCGCGCGGACGTCCGCCTCTTTCGCCTCGTTCGCCAGGACATCGCCGAGGGTGGTGGCGAGGAAGTGCAGCTCGACCTGAGCTTCCGCACGCACCGGGCCCTGGTGGAGCAGAGCAACGCGATCTTCGCGCCCTTGCTGGGTGACCTGCACGCTCCATTGCAGGCCGCCCGTGAAGCAGCCCACGCGCCGGGCTCCTGCGTCGAAGCGTACCTGGTGCAGGCAGACGCCACGAGCACCCAACTCAGGCGCGCCGAAGGCACCTTCATTGCCCGCCGCATTCAGGAACTGCTCGGCGGCGGTTTCCTCATTCAGGGCGAGGACGGTCCCCGCCCGGTCCGCCGCGGTGACATTGCGGTGCTCTCCAGAACCTGGGGCCCACTTGAGGGATACGGCGCAGCGCTGAATGCCGCCGGAATTCCGGTCGTGCAGGCCGGCGGGGGTTCCCTGCTCGAAACGCGCCAAGCCCTCGACGCCCTCGGTCTCCTCACCGCCGTCGCGCTGCACGACCCACTTGCCATCATTGGTACGCTCCGCTCCCCGTTCTGCGCGGTGAGTGACCGCACGTTGCAGGAACTGCATCTCGCGCGTGAAGACCGCTCCTGGCTGGACGTGCTCGACCTCAGCGAAGACCCAGCCGTGCAGCGCGCCCGGCAGCTGCTGCGCACCCTGCAAAGCGAACGACGCGCCCTGTCGCTCAGCCGTCTGCTGCAACTCGCCGACCGCCTCACCGGGTACACTGCCGTCCTCGCCAACCTCTGGAATGCCGAGCGACGCCTCGCGGACTGGCGTGGCACGCTCGACTTCATCCGCAGCTTGGAGCGCGGCGAAGAAGACGTGTTTCCGGTGGTCCGCCGCTTGGGCGAACTGGTGAGCGCCGACCTGCACGTGCCCCGCCCAGTCCTTGAAGCCGGTGACGCGGTGACGCTGCTGACCATGCACGGCGCGAAAGGCCTGGAGTGGCCTGTCGTGATCGTCGCCGACCTGGGCTGGACCCCTCCTAGCAGCTCGAACGGAGTGCTGTTCTCTCCGGAGTACGGTGTGGCCTGCCGCGAAGGCGCCGAGGAGGCTGAGCCACCCGTCGTCTTCGCGGTCATGAACGCTTCACGCGCGGAGCGGGAAGACGCCGAAGCCCGCCGCCTGCTGTACGTCGCGCTGACGCGCGCCCGTGACCACCTGATTCTCACGGCGTCTGGAAATTCCAGCCACAGCCTGCTGGCCTTGCTGGAACCCGGCCTCGGCAGCGCCGGCGTGTCCATCACGCCCGTCATTCCCGAAGAAGGTGACCTGGGTCTCGCCTCCCTGGGGCGCCTGCCGACTCCCGCGGCTCCGCGGGAGGTGCTGATCCACCGGGAGGAAGCGAAGATAAAAAGCGGGCTGTAG
- a CDS encoding serine hydrolase gives MKVTSRPFVFAGSVALASLAATASAAPERLAPTCGPAVLAPAPPIALPPVVTGQVSFYAAEYDRQGRPQERAYALSAHTLRPLASIYKPVLVWAALRDVDARRLQLRQRFTTTAANRSIEAFSPGTNTLRFLLDRTIRNSENTASDIVHLAVGPQRVAALTANSSNCTSVLLTTKAFWSAQAGMLPALVISTDRDASLRSAERYFTLAPADRVAFAGQLVHASRQVNAGALLDRLDGYFKGPRYDARLDTYWQNTSTAKAYTDLMATMFVAGGLQPETRRVFRDVMAQGCCRPVRAPFTYSYWGAKAGSGWRLLTLTGYLERPDGRILAYTYLNHESDTLDAERMEQQIPAVMTWIAKVLALHQS, from the coding sequence ATGAAGGTCACCTCGCGCCCGTTCGTCTTCGCCGGCAGTGTGGCGCTCGCGAGCCTGGCCGCCACTGCCAGCGCCGCGCCGGAAAGGTTGGCGCCGACGTGTGGTCCTGCCGTGCTCGCGCCCGCACCGCCCATAGCATTGCCGCCAGTCGTGACAGGTCAGGTGAGCTTTTACGCCGCCGAGTACGACCGGCAAGGGCGTCCGCAGGAGCGCGCGTACGCGCTCAGCGCCCACACGCTGCGTCCGCTTGCCAGCATTTACAAACCCGTGCTGGTGTGGGCCGCACTGCGTGACGTAGACGCCCGGCGCCTGCAGCTCCGGCAGCGCTTCACCACAACGGCGGCCAATCGCAGCATCGAGGCGTTCTCACCCGGTACGAACACCTTGCGCTTCCTGCTGGACCGAACGATCCGGAACAGTGAAAACACCGCGTCCGACATCGTGCATCTCGCCGTTGGTCCACAGCGTGTCGCGGCCCTCACGGCCAACTCCAGCAACTGCACCAGCGTCTTGCTGACGACCAAGGCGTTCTGGTCGGCACAGGCGGGGATGTTGCCCGCCTTGGTGATCAGCACCGACCGGGACGCCTCGCTGCGGTCTGCGGAGCGGTACTTTACGCTCGCGCCCGCGGACCGCGTGGCCTTTGCCGGGCAGCTGGTGCACGCCAGCCGGCAGGTGAACGCAGGCGCGTTGCTCGATCGCCTGGACGGGTACTTCAAGGGCCCGCGGTATGACGCGCGCCTGGACACTTACTGGCAGAACACCAGCACCGCAAAGGCGTACACAGACCTGATGGCGACGATGTTCGTGGCGGGTGGCCTGCAACCAGAAACACGCCGGGTGTTTCGCGATGTGATGGCGCAGGGGTGCTGCCGCCCTGTCCGTGCACCCTTCACCTACTCGTACTGGGGCGCCAAGGCAGGCAGCGGCTGGCGCCTGTTGACCTTGACCGGGTACCTGGAGCGGCCGGACGGGCGCATCCTGGCCTACACGTACCTGAACCACGAAAGCGACACGCTCGACGCGGAGCGGATGGAGCAACAGATTCCCGCGGTCATGACCTGGATCGCCAAGGTGCTGGCGCTGCACCAGTCGTGA
- a CDS encoding DUF4127 family protein, with the protein MFAFRFAHPVRLALLIVLGAFGGALAAPVERLALVPLDSRPATRVLPVKIAQLTGVHVRTPDVSLLGTAEHGADQAALRAWIREQGGYAPRPVPVPAPVARAPVTTAHPRPATPRVRPWRARSSTLTRSRPRTARSVPWQPTPPPPRAPSASQAADVLVVSLDALAYGGLVQSRSSSIAVEEAVENLKVVREWRTKTARPVYASITLPRAKDAQYRERNYAVILEMVRWAREGVFQELRVTWDDAHEGSPALVEAAALQAIVPPNVLMYPGADEVLASLAVRAIAPGEKTLRVVYADARDARETIGFDGVPLEDTVAAHARANGFILTEGQADLTLFVFNAGDPALAAREIARLAGRPLAVADLLQVNTATAPLWQHLRDAGVIARLHALGAWGTPGNNVGTALAHAKMTLEANLDREAARDLLAYEYANDVLFSSKVRDQLQREFSPKELGSLRAQRRLYEIARDEVQLHFPEGRYEVARTRLPWARAFEWEAELTFHPEADEKP; encoded by the coding sequence TTGTTCGCATTCCGCTTCGCCCACCCCGTACGTCTTGCCCTGCTCATCGTGCTCGGAGCGTTCGGTGGTGCGCTCGCCGCCCCGGTTGAGCGTCTCGCGCTCGTTCCCCTCGATTCACGTCCCGCAACGCGCGTGCTGCCCGTGAAGATCGCACAACTGACCGGCGTGCACGTCCGCACGCCCGACGTGTCGCTGCTCGGCACGGCGGAGCACGGTGCGGATCAGGCGGCACTGCGGGCCTGGATCCGTGAGCAGGGCGGGTACGCTCCCCGCCCGGTCCCAGTCCCGGCTCCGGTTGCCAGAGCCCCCGTGACGACCGCGCACCCCCGACCGGCCACACCGCGGGTCCGACCGTGGCGCGCGCGCTCCAGCACCCTCACACGGTCCCGCCCGCGCACCGCGCGATCGGTGCCCTGGCAGCCTACGCCCCCACCCCCCCGCGCGCCCAGCGCTTCTCAAGCCGCGGACGTGCTCGTCGTATCACTTGACGCGCTGGCCTACGGAGGGCTGGTGCAGTCACGCAGCAGCTCCATAGCGGTCGAGGAGGCCGTAGAGAACCTGAAGGTCGTACGTGAGTGGCGCACGAAAACTGCCAGGCCGGTGTACGCCAGCATCACCCTGCCGCGCGCCAAAGACGCCCAGTACCGTGAACGCAATTACGCCGTGATCCTGGAGATGGTGCGCTGGGCCCGGGAAGGCGTGTTTCAGGAACTGCGCGTGACCTGGGACGACGCGCACGAAGGCTCACCCGCCCTGGTGGAAGCGGCGGCACTGCAGGCCATCGTGCCCCCCAATGTCCTGATGTACCCGGGTGCAGACGAGGTGCTCGCCAGCCTCGCCGTACGTGCCATCGCGCCAGGCGAAAAAACCCTGCGGGTCGTGTATGCCGACGCGCGCGACGCGCGGGAGACGATCGGCTTTGACGGCGTCCCGCTGGAGGACACGGTTGCCGCGCACGCCCGCGCGAACGGCTTTATCCTCACCGAAGGCCAGGCCGACCTGACCTTGTTCGTATTCAACGCGGGCGACCCCGCGCTCGCCGCGCGCGAGATCGCTCGCCTCGCCGGGCGTCCCCTGGCCGTGGCGGACCTGCTGCAGGTGAACACGGCCACCGCGCCCCTCTGGCAGCATCTGCGTGACGCGGGTGTCATTGCGCGCCTGCACGCCCTGGGCGCCTGGGGTACGCCGGGCAACAACGTCGGGACTGCCCTCGCGCACGCGAAGATGACCCTCGAAGCCAACCTCGACCGTGAGGCTGCCCGTGACCTGCTGGCGTACGAATACGCGAACGACGTGCTGTTCAGCAGCAAGGTCCGTGACCAGCTGCAGCGCGAGTTCAGCCCTAAGGAGCTCGGCTCGCTGCGCGCGCAACGCCGCCTGTACGAGATTGCACGTGACGAAGTGCAGCTGCATTTTCCCGAAGGCCGCTACGAAGTCGCCCGTACCCGCCTGCCCTGGGCACGCGCCTTCGAATGGGAAGCCGAACTCACCTTCCATCCCGAAGCGGACGAAAAGCCCTGA